The Solanum lycopersicum chromosome 9, SLM_r2.1 genome window below encodes:
- the LOC138338407 gene encoding uncharacterized protein has product MGTTDIEKVELGSYKLKDVILPREMKEAKVEEFINLKQGSMTVRDYSLKFVKLSRYATSLVSNSRDEMSKFLTRISGNLEEKCRAAMLHDGMDLSRLMVLVIVAAGTTSAAVSSPDSKRGIRVQGTLTLRGVQHLEKVDPSPRRAMEVICCVQEGNVPKCGRTHSGQCRQNTNARFSCGKSGHMVKDYP; this is encoded by the exons ATGGGGACAACAGATATTGAAAAGGTTGAGCTTGGTTCTTACAAGCTCAAGGATGTT ATTCTTCCTAGGGAGATGAaggaggccaaggttgaggagtttatcaacctaaAACAGGGATCGATGACAGTCAGGGACTATTCCCTAAAGTTTGTTAAATTGTCCAGGTATGCCACTTCCCTTGTATCTAACagtagggatgagatgagtaaaTTCCTTACAAGAATCTCAGGAAATCTGGAGGAGAAGTGTCGGGCTGCTATGCTCCATGATGGCATGGACCTCTCCAGGTTGATG GTCCTAGTAATAGTGGCGGCAGGAACAACTTCGGCAGCCGTGAGCAGCCCTGATTCAAAAAGGGGAATTAGAGTTCAGGGAACTCTAACTCTTAGAGGAGTGCAGCACCTAGAGAAAGTAGACCCGAGCCCAAGAAGGGCAATGGAGGTGATATGTTGTGTCCAAGAAGGCAATGTGCCAAAGTGTGGCCGTACTCATAGTGGACAGTGTAGACAGAACACTAATGCCCGCTTCAGTTGTGGGAAGAGCGGGCACATGGTCAAAGACTACCCATAG